The genomic interval ATGCAATCCATTGTTAGCAGTATGAAACTCATTTCTGCACAAGTAGAAGACACACATGGAGTTCCTATTGAGGTCATTACTGTGGGAGATACTCAGCCACCTGCACACGCCACAGCTCTGATTGAAGCAACTCGACAAGCCTTAACCAATGCTTGCACGCACGGCAAGCCGGCAATATCTCTGTATGTGGAGGCAAATCAGCAATCTATTCAAGTATTTGTGCGCGACCACGGCGACGGTTTTAACATAGACGATATTCCTGAAGATCGTATGGGAGTGCGCCACTCAATTCAGGGACGTATGGAGCGCGCAGGCGGTACAGTAGAAATAGTATCTCGCCCTCACTGGGGCACAGAAGTACGCATGACTTTACCCGTAGAGGAGAAGAAATGATTCGAGTAGCTGTTGTTGACGATCATGAAATGTTTCGTGCAGGAGTTATTGCAGCCATCACCAATTCAGTAGATATTGTGGGACAAGCAGGCGATGTAGAAGGATCCATTGCTATGATTGCCGATACTCAACCTGATGTTGTTCTCCTCGACGTGCATGTGCCTGGCGGAAACGGTGGCGGCGGAGCAGAAATTCTTACACGCTCGAAGCAGGCTTCACCTCAAACTATCTTCCTCGCCTTATCTGTTTCTGATTCAGCAGAAGACGTGGGAGCGGTTATTCGTGCTGGCGCTCGCGGATACGTAACCAAAGCTATTAGCCCTGAAGACCTTATCTCTTCTATCCAACAAGTATCAGAAGGTTATGCTGTGTTCTCACCACAGTTAGCAGGCTTCGTCCTGCAGGCATTCCAGGGAGCGCCACCTGCCTCTGATCATGCTGGCGCACAAACGTATGAAGAAGATGAGGAGCTCAACTCTCTCAGCGAGCGCGAACAGGAAGTCATGCGTCTTATTGCTCGCGGATACACCTATAAAGAAGTGGCTGCAGAGTTGTTTATCTCCATTAAAACTGTGGAAAGCCATATGTCAAAGGTGCTTCACAAGCTGCAGCTTTCTAATCGCGCACAATTGACTCGTTGGGCTGTTCAGCGCAGAATTGTGTAGCGGCGAGCGCTTTGCTCTGCGTCTTAGCCCCGCTTTCACTTATAAACGCTGATATTGCCTTTCCATTCCCACAACACCTGTGAGCACATACTGACCGCAGTAATAGTTTGAATTTGCACTGTAGTCTTCGGGAGAATACGGTACAGCATCACGGAATACTGCCTCATATTCAGAAACACTTAACTGAGTGCGACCGTCTAGCATCTCTCGATGTTCTCGGGCAAAAAGCGCAGTTTTATAGCCCTCAACCACGCGCGCAGTAAAGAGTTCTGCTACTGCACCTGAACCATATGAAAACAGCGCTAACTGATCTCCAGCTTTTACAGTGTCATCCTGCTCCAACAAGGAGAGTAATCCGAGATAGAGTGATCCCGTATACATATTTCCTACACGGCGTGAATACTGAATGCTGCTCTCAAAACGCTGTTCAAGTAGTTCGCGTGTTTCGTCGCTAGGCTGGGTCATCTCTTCGAGCTTGCGTAATGCTTTCGCTCCCATTTTTGTGTATGGCAGATGGAAGAGGAATCCAGCATAATCCGATACTTGCGCATGAGTATGTTCAGCATAGTCAGCCCACACGTGTTCAAAGAATTCTAAGTATTGCTCAGTAGAGTATTTACCACGCGCCTGAGCTTCATCGGTATATACTGGCCGCCAAAAATCTTGAATACTGCCTGAATACACTGCAGTTTCCGCGTCAATCTCCAAAATGCGTGGATTTTCAGACACAAGCATAGCCACAGCACCACCGCCCTGTGTCACTTCTCCACCAGTAGCCAAACCGTAGCGTGCTACGTCAGCAGCAATAACCAATGCTTGTTTACCCGGATGGGCAGCCACGTAATCACGAGCAGCCAGCAAAGCAGCTGTTCCACCAAAACACGCTTCTTTTATTTCCAAGCATCGCACCCCGTGCGGTAAATCAAGTAAATCATGAACATACAAAGCTGATGCTTTAGAAGCGTCCACACCCGATTCAGTGCCCACAATAACCAAACCAAGACGATCATCATCAATATCTGCTCGTAAACGCACAGCAGCACTTGCTCCCATCGTCACAATATCTTGACTCGATGGGATAACTGCTTGCTGATCTTGACCAATACCAATCGTAAATTTATCGGGAACAACTCCACGCGCTACCGCTAATTCACGTACATCCAGATAATATGCTGGCGTAAACATACTGATGCAATCAATACCGATGGATGGAGTGCTAGTCATTGTGTCCTGTCCTCCTTATTCGCAAGCGCGAAGCTCATCAATAAGACGTGCTGCCTGAGCTGAGTTACGCTCTTGTGATGGTAAAGCGCGCAACTGTTCTACAATAATGTCGATTTCTGATCCGCGTGCTCCAGCTGCAAGAGCTAAAGCATTCATCTGTAAGTTCATGTGTCCGGCTTGAATTCCGGGACCGGCAAGCGCACGCAAAGCAGATAGATTTTGCACAAGCCCTAAAGCAGCTAAAACGTTTTTAAACTCAGTTACATTGGAGTATCCGCCAAGACGGCGTGCGATTTTTGCTACTGGCAACGAGCTAGCCGATCCTCCTACAATACCTACTTGCAATGGCAGCTCAATGCGCCCACATAGATTGCCAGACTTATTGACGTGCCACGTGCTCAGCGGTTGATACTTTCCGCTATGCGCAGCATAGGCATGAGCACAAGCTTCTACTGCGCGAGTATCGTTACCAGAAGCCAGCACAGCAGAAGAAATTCCGTTCATAATACCTTTATTATGTGTTACAGCACGCGCATAATCCTCTTGTGCTAAATCTGATAGTAACGCAATGCGATGCACAAGCTCTTCAGGTTCTGTTCCGCGCACAGCAACAGATTGTGGTGTTAATTCAACCTCAGCTATGGTTAGACTCTCATCGCCGCTATTAGACAAAATTGCCACCAATGCTGACGCATTTAACCACTGCGATAGAGTAGTTTTTACAGCTTCTGCTATGGTATTAACCGCATTAGCTCCCATAGCGTCACACGGATTAACAGTCAAAAGAATTTTCGTGAATGTGCCGTTATCCGAACTCTCAACGTCAATTTTTTCAAGCCCACCTGAACGCGCATGCATACTCGGTAAAGCGGCACGAGCAATCTCAAACAGTTGTGTTCCACATGAAACTACGATTTCACGAGCGCGTTCGGCGCTAACCTCGGCCGCTTCAAACACAATCTCCCCCAGCACACGATGTGGCTGTGAAGTAGCACAAATAGATCCGCACCGAGCAGCCATATGTGCACCATGTGAGGCAGCTGCCACAACCGAAGCCTCTTCAACTACCATGGGGACGACGTAGCTTTTATTATTTACTACCAGGCCGCGCACCACTCCGAGAGGTAAGGCATACTGGGAGACTTGGTTCTCAATAATATGCGCCGCCACATCAGCACTCAGAACTCCCAACTCGTTGATACGCAGCAGCTCAGCAGCATCATCAGAAGAAATCTCTCCAGCATCACGGAGCACATCTAAACGCTCTCGTGCTGTTAAATCATGAAATTTACGAGAGCTGTTCATAGTCTTTCTCTCCCCCATATGCGCGGATTATACGCTTTTAATTCACGTGCACTTGCATAGCCACGCCAATGCCACCGCCCACACAGAGGGCAGCCACACCGTCATGCTGCTGGCGAGCGCGTAAGGCATAAATAAGCGTGGTTAAAATGCGAGCGCCCGAGCATCCCAAAGGATGCCCCAAAGCAATAGCTCCGCCGTTGACGTTAAGACGAGATGCATCTAGTTTCAACTGTTGCGCCACAGCAAGAGATTGCGCTGCAAAGGCTTCATTCACTTCCACCAAGTCCATGTCATCAAGCTGATCACCGGTGGATTTCATCAGTTTTTCAATCACATGCTTCGGAGCATAACCCATAAAATCTGGGTCGATTCCGCCTTCGCAATATCCGCGAATTTCAGCAAGATAAGATATTCCGCGGGCTTGTGCATCCTGTTTGCGCATCAAAATTAATGCACAAGCACCATCATTAATACCGCTAGCATTGCCAGCAGTAACACCACCGCCATCAACGAAAACGCTAGGCAGTTGAGAAAGCTTTTCTAAAGATGTATCAGGACGTGGATTCTCATCACGATCAATAACTACATCGCCCTTGCGGGTGTGGAGAGTAACGGGCACAATCTCTTCATCGAAAGCGCCACGTTCTTGCGCTGCCACAGCTTTGCGATGAGAATTCAAAGCAAACTCGTCTTGCTGCTCACGCGTAATATCAAAACGTTTAGCGACGTTTTCTGCAGTCACACCCATTGGTTCACCAGTAAAAGCGTCTGAAAGCCCATCGCGATAAATAGCATCTACCATTTCCGTATTGCCATAGCGCTGACCATCGCGCAATTTTGGCAAATAATGTGGAGCATTGCTCATAGATTCTGTTCCGCCTACAAGCACAATATCAGCGTCGCCCATTGCAAGAGCTGCTTGACCTAAGCGCGCTGCTTTCAATCCTGAACCGCATACTTCGTTGATTGTCATTGCGGTTGAATGCGTAGCCATGCCAGATTTCAGGGCAATTTGACGTGCTACATTTTGCCCAGCATTAGCCTGCAATACATTTCCGAAAATAGCTTGATCAACGCTGTCGGCACTTATGCCCGCGCGTTCAATAGCAGCTTTGGCAGCAATCGTTCCTAACTCGACGGAACTCAAAGACGATAGCGCACCCGAGAATTTACCAATAGGTGTGCGCGCTGCACTCACAATAACTACATCTACCATAACGGAAAATAAGTTTAGAAAGCTTTTGGCTTGACGGAGACTTTTTTAGACGCATTTGTGCACATCTTCCACAAATTGAAAGTGTGAGTGAATGGCTATGAGGATGTTTTCTGCGGGAATGTTCTTTGAATGTGATTGTGCAGATGCTAATGGTGACGCTAGTGCGGCACCACGAACTCGCACTGTATATGGCAACGCAAGCTAGCTAATATCTCATAATATCTAGCCAAACTTTTGCTGCTCATATCGTCTTCCAATCTTCATGTTTTCTTCTTGTTACTCCACGCACACACATTCCATCATGTGAAATATTTGTAAATATCGCTTACAAAGCTTGACAGAATTCTCTAACGTGGAAAAGTTGGCCTCTTTAGAGGAGTAGAGAAATAAGGAGAATCTGTGTCTACCACACAGCAATCAACCCGTCCGAAAGTTAAACACCCATATTTGGTTATGTCTTCGCTTTACGCAGCCGCATTTTCTGGCATGTATAGCGAAACGGCAATGAATGTTATTTTGCCTGCAATCGGCTCCCAATTCCACGTATCCACATCATTAACTCAGTGGCTTGTTGTGGGATATATGCTCGTTATCGGCTTAGTTCTGCCATTTTCATCAATTCTTATTAAGCATTTCCCTGTGCGCACCTTGACCTTTGCCGCACTCGGAGCTTTCGCAGCCGGCGCTATTATGAGTGCACTTGCGCCAAACTTTGCAATTTTGCTTATTGGCCGTGCCGTTCAGGGCATCGGATTAGGCATTGCCTTGCCAATGACCTTCTCCCTTCTGCTAGAGATTTTCCCACCACATAAGCTCGGTGCCGCTATGGGCATGACCACCTTGATCATTATGATTGCCCCAGTTATTGGCCCTGCTTTGGCTGGTATTATTGCCGGTAGCTTAGGCTGGCGTTTTGTATTCTGGTCTATTGTGCTGATTGCCGCGATTGGTGGAGTATGCGCTGCTCGTTTCCTCATCAACGTCTATGAATTAACGAAGCCATCTGTTGATGTACTGTCCATTATTCTGTCGGTTCTCGGCTTTGGCGGCATTGTTCTTGGCGCTGGTATGGCCAGTGAATTCGGATGGATGTCTGTTCCAGTATTAGCAGCTTTTATTATCGGTATTGCTTCTCTGATCTGGTACAGCATGCGTCAAATCGCATCTCGCACGCCTGTTTTGAATTTACGCGCTTTTGGATATCGTGATTTTGCACTCGGAACCATTCTGGTCATGCTGAACTTTGGTATCACTTTGATTACTATGTTCCTTCTGCCGCAGTTCTTCCAAAATTCAGCTCAACTTGCTGTGGCTTTAGCAGGTGTGGTTATGCTTCCTGGAGGATTGTTTAACGCTGTTGTAGGCGTCTTCTCTGGACGTTCCTACAATAAGCTTGGCGCGCGCATTCCAGCTCTTATTGGATTTGCTATTACCACTATTGGCATCATTTTGCTCATTACTCAAACATTGGTTGCTCACCCTCAAATTCCTTTGATCATTGTCTACCATATTTTGATGATGATTGGTATTCCTCTGGCTATGACTCCAATGCAAACCTATGCTTTGAGCGCTCTACCTCGTGAACTCAACCCTGATGGCTCCACTATTATGAATACCTTGCAGCAGGTCGTCGGTGCTGTATTCACTGCTGTTGCAACCTCATTGCTGATGACTGGTCAAGCATCGTATACCGGCACTGACGCAGCTGCACGCTTTAGTACAGGTACTCGTTGGGGCTTAATCATGGCACTTGTAGTTGCTATGCTCGGTTTATGCGGATCATTCTTCCTGCGTAGCAATACTCACAAAGAAACGAAGCACGCTTCTGCTGACACCGATAACGCGGCTGATGAGCCATTGTTGCACTCTTTGATGAAGACAGACGTATACACCATTGCTGAAACTGATACCGCTATGGATGCCATTCGCACATTAACACAGCATGGTATTTCTGGCGCTCCAGTCGTGCGTGCTGACGGTAGCTTAGTTGGATTCGTATCTGATGGCGATATTTTGAATCTAGTAGCTGATCACGTGCCAGAATTCACCACTTTCTATAGCGCAATGATTGAAAGCGCTGTCCTTGAAAACAACGCTACCAGCTTCTCATCGCGCGTCCGTGAAAATATGAACCGACCAGTTTCTGAGTTTGCTCACCACAGTGTTATTTCTGTGGACGTTAATGATTCTATGGCTCATATTTGCGAGGTCATGGTTTCTCAGCATCTTAAGAAAGTTCCTGTTCTAGATAGCAAGAACAACAACAAAATGGTGGGAATACTGAACCGGTCTGACGTGCTCAAATACGTAGTAAACCATTTCTAGAGTATTCACTCATAGATTAACTACACTGTATTGTGGATAGTCGCTGCCCCGAGCTTTGAGCTCAAGGTGGCGACTATTTTTATATAAGCCGCCTTCAATTTCGTACTATCGAAAGAGTCGGTGGAAGCACGTATTGCAGTGCCACGACAGAAAAAATGCGCCTAGTGGTTATGAGTAGCTGTTGATGGTACGTTCACAGTGCCAAAGGGTTGAGGTCTGGTTTTAAGTCAGAGGATAGTTCGCAAACTCATTGGTGGAACATTATTCTCGATACCCGAATTCATTCGCATTATGATTCTAAAATTGGTATGGCAAAGATGCCAAAAGCCCTGAGAAGTGATTCACCCTAGCGGATCACTCCCCACGACAGTTTTAATAGCGATATTTACGTGTTTTCGGCCCTGAAAAGTGATTCACCAGAGCAGATCACTTCCTACGGCCATTTTTAGGGTGTTTTTGACCACTTTTTCAGCCCTACGGAGTGATTCACTAGAGCGAATCACTCCCCACGACAGTTTTGACCCCGATTTTGACGAAAAAAGAGCCCTGAGAAGTGATTGATACAAGCGGATCACTTTTCACGACATTCGCTTCCTATTCCCCCACTAACCCCCCCCCCACTATCCCTTAAACGGCGGCGAAGCGCATTGCCTGAAAACCCTTGAAAACATTGGGCTTAGCCTAAGAAAAAAGCCCTTCCGAGATTTTCTCGAAAGGGCAATCCGCGGACAGTGAGGGATTTGAACCCCCGGTACTTTCGTACGCTTGTTTTCAAGACAAGTGCCTTCGACCACTCGGCCAACTGTCCACAGTGACGCAGGAGGCTCATACGTCCATTCCCGAATCACAGCAACTTAATGTACTATAGGCGCTTTTTCCTCACAATGCAAATCGAGAATAAATATTGGGGTTGTTGCACGCAAAAACACCACACAACAACCCCACTAATAGCCTATACTATGCGAGCTTTAAGCCTCCCAAGTAGTTGGCTCAATTACTTGCTTACCACCCATGTATGGGCGCATTGCTTCAGGAATAGTAATAGAACCGTCAGCATTCTGCTTATTTTCCAAAATAGCCACCAGCCAGCGCGTTGTAGCCAAAGTTCCGTTCAACGTCGCCACTGGACGAGTGCCACCTTCATCCACGCGTTCGCGAATATTCAAGCGACGAGCCTGGTATTCCGTGCAGTTAGAGGTGGACGTCAGTTCACGATAACGTCCCTGAGTTGGCACCCAAGCTTCGCAGTCAAACTTTCGAGCAGCCGACGACCCCAAATCTCCCGCAGCTGTATCAATAATGCGGTAAGGAACTTCAACCTTGCTCAGCATCTCCTGCTCCATAGCAAGCAAACGTTGATGTTCAGCCTGAGCATCCTCCTGCTTAACATAGGTGAACATTTCCACCTTATTGAACTGATGAACGCGAATAATGCCCATAGTGTCTTTACCAGCAGAACCAGCTTCACGGCGATAGCAGCTAGACCAACCAGCATAACGCAAAGGACCATTAGATAGGTCAATAATTTCGTCAGCATGCATACCAGCCAAAGCCACTTCAGAAGTTCCTACTAAATAGGAATCATCTGGCTCACGCAAACGATAAATCTCGTCAGCATGCGAATTCAAAAAGCCTGTTCCAGCCATAATCTCTGGACGCACCAAGGTTGGAGTGGTGGTCATAATAAAGCCGTTATCTTCAGCCTGATCCACAGCCATGGTCAGCATTGCTAACTCCATACGAGCAATAGCACCACACAGGAAGTAGAAGCGAGATCCAGATACTTTCGCACCGCGAGTCATATCAATGCCCGCAACGCCCACTCCAAGCTCTAAATGATTCTTTGGTTCAAAACCTTCAGCAGCAAAATCACGAGGAGTGCCAATTTCTTGAAGCACGACGTAATCATCTTCGCCACCTTCAGGAGCAGCGTCTTCAACCACATTCGAGAACTTCCACATCAGATTGGTGTAGTCCTCAGTTGCCTTATCTGCTGATTCTTTGAACTGAGCTACCTGCGCAGCCAATTCCTTAGTTTGCGCAATCAAAGCAGCCTTCTCATCCTGAGGAGCAGAGGCAACCTTCTTACCCATAGCTTTTTGCTGCGCACGAGCCTCTTCGAAAGCTTTGAGAGCATCACGACGATTCTGGTCTGCACGCAAAGTTTCATCTACTAAGTCCACAGACTCGCCACGCTTACGCTGGGATTCCTTCACGAGGTCAGCGTGTTCACGAATAAATTGAATATCTAGCATGATTCAAAATTAACCGTCAATATTGACATTGAGCTATATTTTCCTTGATTTAAACTGCCGTGACGGTAGCGATAAAAATATCGATTTGAAAAACATCACCTCATATTCCACTGCCAAATATGCCCTTACTAAAAAACGCCGTTGCGATCCCAGATATTAAAAGTCAGCGCAGAAAACCTTGAGTAGGATACTTATGTCAGGGAACGCGGAATGCAGATTGCACAAACAAAACGCCGCGAACACGCACATCTGCCTACCACTACGCATGATTTTACCCATACAACACATATTTTATGTGTGTTGTAACTTTCAAAAAATCAAAATCGCATTAAAATAAATGACTGGTGCATGCAAAGTGGTATGCACAGTGTTGATAGGTAGCAAAGGAGCACCTCATGAAAGCAGCAACATATGTGTCCGCTGGAGTTCTGGAACTAACAGAGAAAGAAAAGCCACATATTGTCAAGCCAACCGACGCGGTTGTACGCATGGTTAAAACTACTATTTGCGGTACAGATTTACACATTCTGGGTGGAGATGTGCCTGCATGCAAACCAGGAACGACCTTAGGCCATGAAGCTATTGGTATTGTGGAAGAAGTTGGCGATGCTGTAAGTAATTTCAAAGTAGGAGATAAAGTTATTGTCTCCTGCGTTACTGCATGCAATACCTGCTATTACTGCAAGAATCAACTGCCAAGTCACTGCGAAGATGGCGGTTGGATTCTGGGACATTTGATTGAGGGTACTCAAGCCGAGTATATTCATATTCCTCATGCTGACGGCAGCCTGTATCACGCACCTGAATCAGTCGATGACGAAGCCCTCGTTATGCTGTCTGATATTTTGCCAACATCATATGAAATTGGCGTACTGCCATCACACGTCAAGCCAGGCGACACTGTATGTATTGTGGGCGCAGGACCTATTGGTTTGGCAGCTTTGCTCACCGTGCAGTTCTTCTCCCCAAGCCGCATCATCATGGTTGATTTGTCTGAATCACGCCTGGAAGCAGCTAAGGAATTTGGTGCGACGGATACCGTTGTTTCTACAACAACCGAAGAAGTGCGCGACAAAGTTATGGCGTTAACAGATGGTCGCGGCGTGGATATTGTCTTCGAATGTGTGGGCTATCCAGCTACTTTCGATATTTGCCAAAACGTGGTTGCTATTGGTGGACATATTGCTAACGTGGGTGTGCACGGTAAGCCGGTAGAATTCAATTTGCAAGATTTGTGGATTAAGAATATTACCTTGAATACCGGTTTAGTGAACGCCAATACCACGGGTATGCTGCTCGAAGTGCTCAAGAGCGGCAAGATTGATGCCACAAAGCTGATTACCCACCACTTTAAGCTCTCTGAGATTGACCAAGCTTATAAGGTCTTTAAGGCTGCAGAAGAGAACCACACCTTAAAGGTAATTATCGAAAACGACCTCAGCTAAAAACAGATAAAAATAGGTAGAAACAGCTAACGACGAGATAGAAAACTTAGTTATTTTTCTGCTAAGACAACAGCTACGATTTTAGCGGGATTCTCAGTGAGAATCTTACTGAGAATCCCATCTTAAAATAGCTAAGTTTTCCCCAGTCGTTTTTCTGACCTTCAGTGCACCTGTTCACATGACGAAACAACGACGCGCTGAGGGTCTTTTTTTATGAAGCAGTTGTGTAATTCTTCTTATTTTTACACATAAAAAAATTTTCCTGATATGAATAAAATTATGGATATGAGTTGGGGAGCCATTGCAACAGTTATAGCAGTCATTGTGATTGCTGTTTTTATTGTGCTGACAATTATTGCAAGCATTCGTAAAGAGCGTAAGCAGCAAGAGATTGCTGAAGCTGTGGAGCGATTAAGCGATGAACGCATTACTTACGCGTTTATTATTAACCCTTCCAAACCAGAAGCAGAACAAACGCGCTCATTTATTAGCGAGTATTGCACAACTCATGGCATTGAAAATCCATTATTTATTGACACTCAACTCGATAAAGATGGTCGTGCATGCGCTGAAGAAGCACTCGAACGCGGCGCTGATGTTGTTATTGCTGTAGGTGGTGACGGCACAGTACGTACAGTGGCGAGCGCGATGGCATATTCCACCCATGCTTTCGGCGTGATTCCTATTGGAACTGGAAATCTCTTTGCTCGCAATATGGGCATTCCTGTGGACAATGTAGAAGCAGCCCTGTCCATTGCAACTTCACATGGAAGCCGCCGTGTCGATATGGGACGTATGAGCCTGCTTGATTCAGCAGACCCAGAGCATGAGCACGGTTTTTTGGTTATTGCTGGAGCCGGTTTCGATGCAAATATGATTAATGATACCGATCCTGAACTCAAAGCAAATATCAGTTGGTTCGCGTATTTCGTAGCCGCTTTTAAGCATTTATTTGGAAAGAAAAGCCACGGCACGATTTTGATTCGCACTACTTCGGGAGCGCAACACACTATTGAATCAGCACAATTTAGAACGATTATGGCTGGCAACTGTGGCAATATTCCTGGCTTTACTCTTATGCCTGACGCCCAGTTTGACGATGGCATTCTGGACATCGAAACGATTGATACCCGTTCTGGAATTATTGGCTGGATGAGTCTGCTGTGGGATGTTATCCACAAGACTATTACTCGCAGTTCGAAGCAGTCACCTTTTGCAACTCATGCCACAGTACGTCAATATCAGGGGGTGAGTGCTGAGGTCATTATTGAAAAGCCTGTGCTCGCTGAAGTTGACGGTGATGTTTTATCTTTATCCAACCACTTTATTTTCACAGTTGACCGCCGTGCGCTTCTAGTGCGTGCTCCACGATTGGGAACAGCTGCCGAGGCAACGGGAAGTCTTCCTCCAGTTAAAGAGTAAAACTCACATAAAAGCTGTGCACTTAACTCCATGAGCCTTGCAAAACCTAGGCTTAGAGTACCTCTTGTGGCACAATGGAAAACATGGTAGCTAATAATGCAGGCATGCTTGCCACAGAAAAAGATTTAATTGATGTTGATGCTCTTATTGGAGCATATTACGATGAGGTTCCAGATCCTTCTGTTGCCTCTGAACGCGTGATTTTCGGCACATCAGGACATCGCGGTTCTGCTCTGAAACGCACTTTTAATGAGGCTCATATTGTAGCCATTTCCCAAGCTATTGCTGAATATCGTGCAGCGGCTGGAATTACCGGCCCACTCTATATTGGTCGCGATACTCACGCATTAAGCCTTCCAGCATGGAAAACATCTATCGAGGTTCTGATTGCCAATGGTGTGCGCGTGCGCGTTGACTCTCGCGACGACTTCACACCTACCCCAACGGTATCTCAAGCTATTTTGACGCATAATCGTGCTGCCGACGGTACGCAGCGTTTTAGCGGTCCTGATATTGCTGACGGTATTGTGGTTACTCCATCTCATAACCCTCCAACTGACGGCGGCTTTAAGTATGACCCAACCACAGGAGGTCCAGCATCGGCTGAAATTACTACAGCTATTGCCGACCGCGCCAAC from Alloscardovia omnicolens carries:
- a CDS encoding diacylglycerol kinase family protein, which translates into the protein MNKIMDMSWGAIATVIAVIVIAVFIVLTIIASIRKERKQQEIAEAVERLSDERITYAFIINPSKPEAEQTRSFISEYCTTHGIENPLFIDTQLDKDGRACAEEALERGADVVIAVGGDGTVRTVASAMAYSTHAFGVIPIGTGNLFARNMGIPVDNVEAALSIATSHGSRRVDMGRMSLLDSADPEHEHGFLVIAGAGFDANMINDTDPELKANISWFAYFVAAFKHLFGKKSHGTILIRTTSGAQHTIESAQFRTIMAGNCGNIPGFTLMPDAQFDDGILDIETIDTRSGIIGWMSLLWDVIHKTITRSSKQSPFATHATVRQYQGVSAEVIIEKPVLAEVDGDVLSLSNHFIFTVDRRALLVRAPRLGTAAEATGSLPPVKE
- a CDS encoding zinc-dependent alcohol dehydrogenase family protein, with product MKAATYVSAGVLELTEKEKPHIVKPTDAVVRMVKTTICGTDLHILGGDVPACKPGTTLGHEAIGIVEEVGDAVSNFKVGDKVIVSCVTACNTCYYCKNQLPSHCEDGGWILGHLIEGTQAEYIHIPHADGSLYHAPESVDDEALVMLSDILPTSYEIGVLPSHVKPGDTVCIVGAGPIGLAALLTVQFFSPSRIIMVDLSESRLEAAKEFGATDTVVSTTTEEVRDKVMALTDGRGVDIVFECVGYPATFDICQNVVAIGGHIANVGVHGKPVEFNLQDLWIKNITLNTGLVNANTTGMLLEVLKSGKIDATKLITHHFKLSEIDQAYKVFKAAEENHTLKVIIENDLS